The bacterium genome has a window encoding:
- a CDS encoding ABC transporter permease — translation GYYSAGLITRMTRGSLLEVLRQDYVRTARAKGLAEGRVVLRHALRNALLPTVTVIGLTYGSLLSGAVLTETIFSWPGVGRYATNSVISVDIPAVLGVTLVIAVIYSTANLAVDVLYAYLDPQVRYS, via the coding sequence GGGTATTATTCCGCCGGCCTCATCACGCGGATGACCCGCGGGAGCCTGCTCGAGGTCCTGCGCCAGGACTACGTGCGGACCGCGCGCGCGAAAGGGCTGGCAGAGGGGCGGGTGGTGCTCCGGCACGCGCTGCGCAACGCGCTCCTCCCGACCGTCACCGTGATCGGATTGACCTACGGCAGCCTGCTCTCCGGCGCCGTGCTCACCGAGACGATCTTCTCGTGGCCAGGCGTGGGACGGTACGCGACTAACTCGGTCATCAGCGTGGATATCCCGGCCGTCCTGGGGGTGACGCTGGTGATCGCGGTGATCTACTCGACGGCGAACCTCGCCGTCGACGTCCTCTACGCGTACTTGGATCCTCAGGTTCGCTACTCGTAA
- the nikC gene encoding nickel transporter permease has translation MVWRAMRRSPLTLTGGVIVAVFIFIALLGPFLAHQNPLAQDLGQRLIAPSRVHLFGTDSLGRDVFARVIYGARISVVAGGAVVTGATIFGLATGMLAGWNGGWWDEALMRITDMFLAFPSLILAMAISAILRPNLTNALLAITVTSWPVYARIARAQVLSLRGREYVEAARAEGATDTAILARHLVPNAIAPILVQATLDVGSIILTAAGLSFIGFGAQPPTPEWGLMVSDGRRFLMEQWWIATFPAIAILFLVLGFNLFGDGVRDLLDPRLRKA, from the coding sequence ATCGTCTGGCGGGCGATGCGGAGGAGTCCGTTGACGCTCACCGGCGGGGTGATCGTCGCCGTCTTCATTTTCATCGCCCTCCTCGGCCCGTTCCTCGCTCACCAGAACCCGCTCGCTCAGGACCTGGGCCAAAGGTTGATCGCGCCGAGCCGCGTCCACCTCTTCGGCACCGACTCGCTCGGGCGCGACGTCTTCGCTCGCGTGATCTACGGGGCCAGGATCTCGGTCGTGGCTGGCGGTGCCGTAGTCACGGGCGCGACGATCTTCGGCCTCGCGACCGGTATGCTTGCCGGGTGGAACGGCGGATGGTGGGACGAGGCGCTGATGCGGATCACCGACATGTTTCTGGCATTCCCGAGCCTCATCCTCGCGATGGCCATCTCGGCGATCCTGCGGCCCAACCTCACCAACGCCCTGCTGGCCATCACCGTGACCTCGTGGCCGGTCTATGCCCGGATCGCTCGGGCCCAGGTGCTCTCGCTGCGTGGCCGGGAGTACGTGGAGGCGGCCCGCGCCGAAGGTGCGACAGACACCGCGATTCTTGCGCGCCACCTCGTCCCCAATGCCATCGCACCCATCCTGGTGCAGGCCACGCTGGATGTCGGCAGCATCATCCTCACCGCAGCCGGGCTGTCGTTCATCGGCTTTGGTGCGCAGCCGCCGACGCCCGAGTGGGGGCTCATGGTCTCCGATGGGCGCCGGTTCCTCATGGAGCAGTGGTGGATCGCGACCTTTCCGGCCATCGCCATCCTCTTCCTCGTCCTGGGGTTCAACCTCTTCGGGGACGGCGTGAGAGACCTGCTGGATCCGAGGTTGCGGAAGGCGTAG
- a CDS encoding glycosyltransferase family 39 protein, translated as MAHRSTAVVLGLIAAAAVLQVVGAARVPVPVHYDYDEGVYAATADAVGHGGRLYQDVFVSQPPVLILTIRGMFALLGTSLPVARSTVVLSSALWLIAILAMLVARGCPWGGALAVCLLIGRPVFLVMARTVEMEVPSEALACAAFALAAWGARRPGPVWWAGAGALAVLALMTKLTAATCLLPLAGAAITHGPALGRRLALMAAGAVLATGVLLPFIATAGFLDQVFAFHVVLARAHPQSPLTHAATIARFLTSQWPVSAAGAFGLWWSIRSGTWLDRALVVWLAADCAVLIGLTPLWEHHLIILMSPLALLAGKALDRIGVWIARSGEGARLATRAGLAAVIAAYLIWGVSAVPKPASSGELERAVAQIGGAVPAGGKILTDDPMVAFLARRPLAAGLVDTSLARIWAGEITEAKLLPLLHENGTDAVVFWRGTFRAYFPRLEPAAASLFPVAVAARGGRVLLFKVPPVLGRP; from the coding sequence ATGGCTCACCGCTCGACGGCGGTCGTGCTCGGCCTGATCGCCGCTGCGGCGGTCTTGCAGGTGGTCGGGGCCGCGCGCGTACCCGTCCCGGTCCACTACGATTACGACGAAGGCGTCTACGCCGCGACGGCCGATGCGGTCGGGCACGGCGGTCGGCTGTACCAGGACGTCTTTGTGAGCCAACCCCCCGTGCTGATCCTGACGATCCGGGGGATGTTCGCGCTCCTCGGGACATCTCTCCCCGTCGCGCGGAGCACGGTGGTGCTTTCCTCAGCCCTCTGGCTCATCGCGATCCTCGCGATGCTCGTCGCTCGAGGGTGCCCCTGGGGCGGCGCCCTAGCCGTCTGTCTCCTCATAGGGCGGCCGGTGTTTCTCGTCATGGCGCGCACAGTGGAGATGGAGGTGCCGAGCGAAGCGCTGGCGTGCGCCGCCTTTGCCTTGGCCGCATGGGGGGCACGGCGCCCGGGACCCGTTTGGTGGGCCGGTGCCGGCGCCCTGGCGGTGCTCGCGCTCATGACGAAGCTGACCGCCGCCACCTGTCTCCTGCCCCTTGCCGGCGCCGCGATCACCCACGGACCCGCGCTGGGTCGGAGGTTGGCGTTGATGGCGGCGGGAGCCGTTCTTGCCACCGGCGTGCTCCTGCCCTTCATCGCCACGGCCGGGTTTTTGGATCAGGTCTTCGCGTTTCACGTCGTCCTCGCGCGCGCGCATCCGCAGTCGCCCCTGACCCACGCGGCAACCATCGCGCGGTTCTTGACATCGCAATGGCCGGTCAGCGCCGCCGGTGCGTTTGGACTCTGGTGGTCGATCCGGAGCGGCACCTGGCTGGACCGCGCCCTCGTTGTGTGGCTCGCCGCCGACTGCGCCGTCCTGATCGGCCTGACTCCCCTCTGGGAACACCACCTCATCATTCTGATGTCACCGCTTGCGCTGCTGGCCGGCAAGGCGCTGGATCGCATCGGTGTCTGGATCGCTCGATCAGGCGAGGGGGCACGCCTGGCAACGCGTGCCGGGCTCGCCGCGGTCATCGCCGCCTACCTCATCTGGGGCGTCTCCGCCGTGCCGAAGCCGGCTTCGTCGGGGGAACTCGAACGGGCCGTTGCGCAGATCGGCGGTGCCGTTCCCGCAGGTGGAAAGATCCTCACCGACGATCCGATGGTGGCCTTCTTGGCCCGCCGCCCCCTGGCGGCCGGATTGGTCGACACCTCGCTGGCGCGGATCTGGGCAGGCGAGATCACAGAGGCGAAACTGCTGCCGTTGTTGCACGAAAACGGGACGGATGCGGTGGTGTTCTGGCGGGGGACCTTCCGCGCATACTTTCCACGCTTGGAGCCTGCCGCGGCGAGTCTGTTCCCGGTCGCGGTGGCGGCTCGGGGCGGCCGCGTCCTGCTGTTCAAGGTGCCGCCGGTCCTCGGGCGCCCCTGA
- a CDS encoding ABC transporter substrate-binding protein: MRRWSAWCLAGMMVLSVLGPASAQGGQRGGTLRVALEGDPPTMDPHRSGAVVERQVYQNLYDKLMDTDADLAIVPMLATSWTVSPDGRSVTFKLRQGVTFHDGTPFNAEAVKYNVQRMLDPNFPSVRRSEIKPVKEVVVVDPSTVQFVMERPYSPLLYVLTDRAGMMVSPAAAQKDGLNFSLHPVGTGAFRFVEKVPQDHITLERNPNYWAKGLPYLDRLIFRTIVDDNARVANVKSGDIEMISGVPLPQVTQLAKEAARPGARIRLLEHGAFEWDGMSLNTTRSPFDSKLLRQAFSATIDRDAIANAVLQGAAYPANSFFPTGTPAYDPTWKVPARNLSVAREKLREAGRPDGFEFIVLATAGQQRQAVAQALQAMAADAGIRLKIQIVETGALGDSITRLQHQAALMIWSGRPDPDFDIYPFVTPSGIGALNFAGYANPKVEEMLDSARYLNNMAQRRRVYHEVTKILADDEPYVILYFPKEYKLVSTRVRGFAHVPDGMLRLRSVWLAP, encoded by the coding sequence ATGCGGCGCTGGAGTGCATGGTGTCTTGCCGGCATGATGGTGCTGAGCGTGTTGGGACCGGCGTCGGCCCAGGGCGGTCAGCGGGGCGGGACGCTTCGGGTCGCCCTCGAGGGGGATCCGCCGACCATGGATCCCCACCGATCGGGCGCCGTCGTCGAGCGGCAAGTGTATCAAAACCTCTACGACAAACTTATGGACACGGACGCCGACCTGGCGATCGTGCCGATGCTCGCCACGTCGTGGACGGTCAGCCCCGACGGGCGGTCCGTGACCTTCAAACTTCGGCAGGGGGTGACCTTTCACGACGGCACCCCGTTCAATGCCGAGGCGGTCAAGTACAACGTACAGCGCATGCTCGATCCCAACTTCCCCTCGGTGCGGCGCAGCGAGATCAAGCCGGTGAAAGAGGTCGTCGTCGTCGATCCCTCCACCGTCCAGTTCGTTATGGAGCGGCCGTACAGCCCGCTGCTCTACGTGCTGACCGACCGCGCGGGGATGATGGTCTCCCCGGCGGCGGCGCAGAAGGACGGCCTGAACTTCTCGCTCCATCCGGTGGGGACCGGGGCGTTCCGTTTCGTCGAGAAGGTTCCTCAAGACCACATCACGCTTGAGCGCAATCCGAACTACTGGGCGAAGGGGTTGCCGTATCTCGACCGGCTGATCTTCCGAACGATCGTGGACGACAACGCGCGCGTCGCGAACGTGAAGTCGGGCGACATCGAAATGATCAGCGGGGTGCCGCTGCCGCAGGTGACGCAGCTCGCAAAGGAGGCGGCACGGCCGGGCGCGCGCATCCGGCTGCTCGAACACGGCGCGTTCGAGTGGGACGGCATGTCGCTCAACACGACCCGGTCGCCGTTCGACAGCAAACTTTTGCGCCAGGCGTTCAGCGCGACGATCGACCGGGACGCGATCGCCAACGCCGTCCTGCAGGGCGCGGCCTATCCCGCCAATTCGTTTTTCCCGACCGGAACGCCGGCGTATGATCCGACCTGGAAGGTCCCCGCCCGGAACCTTTCGGTTGCCAGGGAGAAGCTCCGGGAGGCGGGACGCCCCGACGGGTTCGAGTTCATCGTGCTGGCGACCGCGGGGCAGCAGCGGCAGGCGGTGGCGCAGGCGCTCCAGGCGATGGCGGCCGATGCGGGGATTCGCTTGAAGATTCAGATCGTCGAGACGGGTGCGCTGGGCGATTCGATCACCCGTCTCCAGCACCAGGCGGCGCTGATGATTTGGAGCGGCCGGCCTGACCCGGATTTCGACATCTACCCGTTCGTGACCCCATCTGGGATTGGCGCGCTCAACTTCGCCGGCTACGCGAACCCCAAAGTCGAGGAGATGCTGGACAGCGCCCGGTATCTCAACAACATGGCGCAGCGGCGGCGCGTCTATCACGAGGTGACGAAGATCCTGGCAGACGACGAG